GTGCTTACGGATTTGCGGGATGCGGGGGCGGAAGTTGATCTGGTGCCGTGCGGGGCGTTGTCGCCGCGCTTGCTTGAGCCGTAGCGCCTAGAGGGGCGGTGGGTTCGGTTCGTGGGGCGGGTGCGGGCTCGTTGTGGCTGGTCGCGCAGTTCCCCGCGCCCCTTAGGGGGTTGCCCTACGCGGTGTTCATGGGGGCCCCGGGGTTGCCGTTACCCTTGACTCGTCCCTTTTTCGTATCGTCATCGTCTGGAGTCCGCGTCGTGCGTATCGATCTGCACACCCACTCCACGGCCTCGGACGGTACGGATACGCCCGCTGAGCTGGTGCGGAATGCTGCCGCTGCTGGGCTGGATGTTGTCGCGCTGACCGATCACGACACCAGTCGTGGGTATGCGGAGGCGATCGACGCGTTGCCCTCGGGGCTCACGCTCGTCACCGGGGCCGAGATGTCCTGTCGGATCGACGGGGTGTCCATGCACATGCTGGCCTACCTGTTCGACCCGGAGGAGCCGGCTCTGCTCGCTGAGCGGGAGCTGGTTCGGGACGATCGGGTGCCTCGGGCTCGGGCCATGGTGGGGCGGCTGCAGGAACTGGGGGTGCCGGTTACCTGGGAGCAGGTTGCCCGGATCGCCGGGGAAGGGTCCGTCGGGCGGCCTCATGTCGCCACCGCGCTCGTCGAGTTGGGTGTTGTGCCCACGGTGAATGACGCGTTCACCGGGGAGTGGCTGGCCGATGGGGGGCGCGCTCATGTGGCCAAGCACGAGACCGATCCCTTTGAAGCCATTCGGCTGGTGAAGGCCGCGGGAGGCGTGACCGTGTTCGCGCACCCTGGCGCCAGTAAGCGTGGGCACACCGTGCCTGAGGCTGCCATTGCCGAGATGGCCGCCGCCGGGCTCGACGGGATCGAGGTCGAGCACATGGATCACGATGCCGAGACTCGCGTGCGGTTGCGGGGGCTCGCGAAGGAGCTCGGGCTGCTGGCGACCGGGTCCAGTGACTATCACGGGAGCCGGAAGAGCGTGCGGCTCGGGGAGTACACGACCGATCCCGAGGTGTACGGCGAGATCACGCGGCGCGCCACCGGGGCGTTCCCGGTGCCGGGGGCCGGCGGAGTCTGAACCCCGCCTCCGTCCGATCGTCTCCGCTCACTCTCATCTGCAAGGTTCGTGGCTCACCCATGTTCGACGTCGCCGTCTTCGGCTCCCTCTTCCTGACCCTTTTTGTCATCATGGATCCCCCTGGGATCACCCCGATCTTCCTCGCGCTGACCGCCGGACGACCGTCCAAGGTGCAGAAGCGCATGGCGTTCCAGGCCGTGTGTGTCGCGGGCGGTGTCATCACCGTGTTCGGGCTGCTCGGGCATCAGATCCTCGACTATCTGCACGTCTCCGTGCCCGCGCTGATGATCGCGGGCGGGCTGCTGCTTCTGCTCATCGCGCTCGACCTGCTCACCGGCAAGACCGACGAGCCCAAGCAGACCAAGGACGTCAACGTCGCCCTCGTACCGCTGGGCATGCCGTTGCTCGCCGGGCCGGGCGCCATCGTGTCCGTCATCCTCGCCGTGCAGAAGGCCGACAGCGTGGCCACGCAGGTGTCGGTGTGGACGGCGATCCTCGCCATCCATGTCGTGCTGTGGGTGGTGATGCGGTACTCGCTGCTGATCATCCGGGTCATCAAGGACGGCGGGGTCGTTCTCGTCACGCGGCTCGCGGGGATGATGCTCTCCGCCATCGCCGTGCAGCAGATCATCAACGGGATCACCCAGGTCGTTCGCGCGAGCTGATCGTCGTAGGCACCCCGTACGCGTACAACAGTCCCGGTATACGCAGAACCCCCGCCCGGCATCGGTGCCGTGCGGGGGTTCTGAAGTGTGGTGTTGATCCGCGTTTCAGTCGTTCGCGGCGTCGTCGTCAGAGAGTCGTAGGTGTTACGAGGCTTTGGTCTCGGCGGGGCGGATCCACAGGCGCTGTCCTATGGCGGCAGCCTGTTGCACGATCCGATTGACGGAGGCGGCGTCCACGACGGTGCTGTCCACGGTGGTGCCGTCGACCTCGTCGAGACGCATGATTTCGAAGCGCATGGGCTTCTCCCTTCGTCTGGTCATCCTCCTGAGGAGAACTACTTGGTTACGTATGTAGTCAACGGGGTGTGTGTTACAAACATTCCCTACGCTAAGGAAATTTTTCGAACGCCTAATTACTGACCGGTAAGAGATCGCCGCGAGACTGACCGGGACCGGTTGTGTTCGCAGCGTGACCGCCGGGACAATGGAAGCGATGAACGACGACCTCGCGGCCCTCAGCGCCCGCATCGACCGCACGAACGAGCTGCTGCAGCGCATGCTCGCCGAAGTGGCGAAGACGCCCTCGACGCATGCGATCTTCGTCGACGCCGGGTATTTGTATGCAGCCGCGGGCCGCCTCGTCTCCGGGACCGAGGACCGACGCACCTTCGACCTCGACACCGAGGGCCTCATCGAGGCGCTCATCGACAAGGCCCGCACGATCTTCGCGGACAGTCGGCTGTTGCGGGTCTACTGGTACGACGGCGCTCGGCGGCGCATCCACACCGCCGAGCAGCAGGCCATCGCCGAACTCCCGGACGTGAAGGTGCGGTTGGGCAATCTCAACGCCAACAACCAGCAGAAGGGCGTCGATTCACTCATCCGCTCCGACCTGGAGTCCCTCGCCCGGCACCGCGCCATCAGCGACGCGGCCCTCATCGGCGGCGACGAGGACCTGGTCTCGGCGGTCGAGGCGGCCCAAGGGTACGGCGCCCGCGTCCACTTGTGGGGCATCGAGGCGCCGGAGGGCCGTAACCAGGCGGAGCCGCTCCTCTGGGAGGTCGACAGTCAGCGCACCTTCGACCTCGACTTCTTCAAGCCGTACGTCTCCCGGCGCGCGTCCGCCGCCACCCGGCCCACCCGCGACGACGTCCGCTTCGTGGGCGCGCAGATCGCCGCGAAGTGGCTCGCGGCGCGGGGGAGGGAGGCGCTGGTGGAGCTGCTGCCCGGGCATCCGTATCTGCCGGGGTCCGTCGACCAGGACCTGCTGGTCGAGGCGGAGGGGCTGCTGCAGTACTCGCTGCGCGGGCAGGCCGACCTGCGGCGCGCGCTGCGGGACGGGTTCTGGGAGCACCTGCAGACGCAGTACTGAACTGACTTCTGTCCAGCGGGAGTTGCTGTCCCGGAGACTATCGGGCGGTGCTGTCCCAGAAGTCGGCGATCGCCTTGGCCGTCGCGGCCGGCTGGTCCGTGTTCGGTGAGTGCTCGGCCCGCGCGATGACCGTCCGCCGCGCCTTCAGCCGTACGGCCATGTCGTCCAGGAGCGGCACCGGCCAGGTGTCGTCGCGGGAGCCGGAGAGGACGTGGAAGGGGAGGGGGACCGCGGCCAGTTCGGCCACCCGGTCCGGCTCCACGCACAACTGGCGTCCCGCGGCGAGGAGTTGGGCCGGCTTCGTGCCCAGCCAGCGGCGGCGCAGGTCGGCCCGGTCGTCGAGGCCCTCGTCCAGCCCACCGCCGGTCTCGGTCTCCTCCGGTGCCTCCATCGCCTGGATCGCGTCCCACACCTCGGCCATCGACATCACCGCGAGCGCGTCCCGCAACAGCTTCACGCGCTGCTGCTGGGAGGCCGAGATCTCCGCCGGCCCCGACGCCATGAGCGTCAGCGACACGAATGGTGTGGGGTCCAGCAGTACGGCCGCCCGCGCCACCTGCCCGCCGAAGGAGTGCCCGAGCAGATGCACCGGCGCGCCCACGGTCTCGGCCAGCGCGAGTACGTCCCGCGCCAACTCGTCCTGGGCGTAAGGGGATTCGTCCTCGGCCGGGCCGTCCGACTCGTACTGTCCCCGTCCGTCCACGGCCACGGTCCGGTACCCGCGCGCCCCGAACGCCTCGTGCAGCGGGTTGAAGTCCTCCTTGCTCCCGGTGAACCCCGGCAGCAGCAGCGCGACCCCCTTCGCCTCGACGCCGTCGCCCACGGGCGAGTCCACGACGGCGAACTCACCGCGCGCGGTCCGCAGCTGGTACGCGCGAGCGCCGGGGGGCGGGGTGAAGGAGGGCGGCTTGCTCATGGGTCGAGGTTAACCGGCGAGGCTGAGCGGGACATGGACGGGAGGGTGTAACCAGGGTTAACGCGCTGGTGGAACGCCGATGGCCCGGCCCACGTGAAGTGGACCGGGCCATCGGCGGCACTGAGTTCGGTCAGCCCTCGGTGGTCTCAGCCGCCGCTGCCGCCGTCTTGCGCGGGCGACGCACCCTCGGCTTGGCCTCGGTGGCCTCCGCCGTCTCCGTGACGACCGGGGCCTCGGCGGCCTTGCGGGTCGTACGACGACGCGGCTTGACCTCCGCCTCCTCGGCCACCTGGGCCGGGATCTCGGCGGTGGCGGCCGTCTTGCGGGTGCGACGGGGCTTGGCCTCGACGGCCTCGGCCGTGTCCACGGCGGCAACCGCTGCCTTGCGGGTCCGACGCGGCTTGGCCTCGGCGACGACCTCCGCAGGTGCCTCGACGGCTACAGCGGCGGCTGTCTTGCGGGCCCGACGCGGCTTGCTCTCGACAGCCTCAACCGTGTCTACGACGGTCTCGGCGGCGACTGCGGTCTTGCGGGTGCGGCGCGGCTTGACCTCGGCGACCTCAACCGGAGCCTCTACGGCAACAGCGGCGGCCGTCTTGCGCGTCCGACGCGGCTTGGCCTCGACGGCCTCGGCGGTGTCCACGGCGACGACTTCGGCCGGAGCCGCGGCCTTCCGGGTCCGCCGCGGCTTGGTCTCCGCCACGACCGGCGTCTCCACGGCCTCCACCACCGGCTCCGCGACCTTGCGGGTACGGCGCCGGGGCGCGGCCTCCTCGACCACCTGGGCGGGGATCTCGGCGACGGCCTTGCGGGTCGCGGTACGGCGCCGCGGCTTGGTCTCCTCGACGCCCTCGACCGTGTTGACGACCTCGACCGCTTCGACCGGAGCCGCGGTCTTCCGCGCCCGGGTCCGACGCGGCTTGGCCTCGACGGCCTCGGCCGTGTCGACCGCGGCCACGGCGGCGGGTTCGGTGGTAGCAGCCGGGGTCGCGGCCTCGGCCGGCTCCGCGGCCTGTACGGCCTTACGGGTCCGGCGGCGCGGCTTGGTCTCCTCGACCGGAGTCACGGCCACCGGGGTCTCGACCACCGGGGTCTCGACGACCGGAGTCGCCGCCGCGGTCTCGACCGCCGGCTCCGCCGACTTCCGCGTGCGGCGGCGGCGAGACGTCGTCGACGGGGTGTCCAGGGCCGGAGCCTCAGCCGTGGCGACGGCGCTTTCCGCGGCCTCGGACGCGGGCGTGGAGGTGACTGCCGTGGCCGGCAGCTGCTCTCCCGCCGCTCCGTTGCGCGTGCGGCGACGGCGGCGCGGGGTGCGGGTCGCGGTGTCCTCGGACGCGGCCAGCGCGGTCTCCTCCGGAGTGGACGACGTCACGGCCGTAGCCGCTGAAGTCCCTTCCATCGGGGCGCCGTTGCGGGTACGACGGCGGCGGCGCGGGGTGCGTGCCGCGCGCTCGGTGTCGGCGGAACGGGACTCGGCGCGGCTGTTGTCGCGACCGCCCCTGCCGGCGTCACGACCGCTGTCACGGCCACCACGACCGCCGTCGCGGCCGCCCCGGCCACGCGGGCCGCCGCGTCCGCCGGTCTCGCCGAGGTCCTCGACCTCCTCCGCTGCCAGCCCGGCGAGCGTGCGCTCCGAGCGGGGCAGGACACCCTTGGTGCCCGCGGGGATGTTCATCTCCTCGAAGAAGTGCGGGGAGGTGGAGTACGTCTCCGGCGGGTTCGGGAAACCGAGGTCCAGCGCCTTGTTGATGAGCTGCCAGCGCGGGATGTCGTCCCAGTCGACGAGGGTGACCGCGATGCCCTTGGCGCCCGCGCGGCCGGTGCGGCCGATGCGGTGCAGGTAGGTCTTCTCGTCCTCGGGGGACTGGTAGTTGATGACGTGCGTGACGCCCTCGACGTCGATACCGCGGGCGGCGACGTCGGTGCAGACGAGCACGTCCACCTTGCCGTTGCGGAACGCGCGCAGTGCCTGCTCGCGGGCGCCCTGGCCGAGGTCGCCGTGGACCGCGCCGGAGGCGAAGCCGCGCTGCTGGAGCTGGTCGGCGAGGTCGGCCGCCGTGCGCTTCGTACGGCAGAAGACCATGACCGGGCCACGGCCCTCGGCCTGCAGGATGCGGGCGACGAGCTCGGGCTTGTCCATGTTGTGCGCGCGGTAGACGAACTGCTTGGTGTTCGCGACCGTCGCGCCCTCGTCGTCCGGCGAGGTGGCGCGGATGTGCGTGGGCTGCGTCATGTAGCGGCGCGCGAGGCCGATGACCGCGCCCGGCATGGTCGCCGAGAACAGCATCGTCTGGCGCTTGGCCGGCAGGAAGTTGATGATCTTCTCGACGTCGGGCAGGAAGCCCAGGTCGAGCATCTCGTCGGCCTCGTCCAGGACGAGCGACCTGATGTGCTTGAGGTCGAGCTTCTTCTGGCCCGCGAGGTCGAGCAGGCGGCCCGGGGTGCCGACGATGACGTCGACGCCCTTGCGGAGCGCCTCGACCTGCGGCTCGTAGGCCCGGCCGCCGTAGATGGCGAGGACGCGGACGTTGCGCACCTTGCCCGCGGTCAGCAGGTCGTTCGTGACCTGCGTGCACAGCTCGCGGGTGGGGACGACGACGAGTGCCTGCGGGGCGTCGGTCAGCTGCTCGGGCTTGGCCCGGCCGGCCTCGACGTCCGCGGGGACGGTGACGCGCTCCAGGAGCGGGAGGCCGAAGCCCAGCGTCTTGCCGGTGCCGGTCTTGGCCTGGCCGATGACGTCCGTGCCGGAAAGGGCTACGGGGAGCGTCATCTCCTGGATCGGGAAGGGGGAGACGATACCGACGGCCTCAAGGGCCTCAGCGGTCTCGGGAAGGATTCCGAGCTCTCGGAAAGTAGTCAGGGTGCTGCCTCTTCTGTGTGCGCGGTGCGAGGCGAGCGCGGGGGTCGTGTCAGGACCGTGCCGGGGACGTCGGCTGCCTTACGGACAACCCGTGAGGGCAAGCCGTACTGCACGGGACCACTGCCGACGCTCTAGCGCTCGTACCGCTGAGGGTCCCCCTCCGAACGACGTACGCAACGTGCCGTACGGGCGAGGAGGGCTGTCGGGTCGGAGCCGATCGGGCCACCGACCGGGCATCCTCATTCGTGCGGCCCGGCGAATACTCGGCGGGCGCATTACCACCATACCCCGGAATCACGCACATGCGTTGGCCGATTTGGTCACGTTGTCGTCGTCACACTGATTGACCAGGGACTTCCGCCGTGCTGTGAGCGGGCTATTGTGCGCTTCATGACGACCGCTGACAACGCCTCCGACGCGCCCGCCGAACCCACCGGAGTCGCCGCCCAGGACTGGGCCACGGCCTCCGTCGACCCGCAGTACCGCAACGCGGTCGTGGACCTGCTCGGCGCGCTCGCGTACGGCGAGCTGGCGGCGTTCGAGCGGCTCGCGGAGGACGCCAAGCTGGCGCCGACGCTCGCGGACAAGGCGGAGCTGGCGAAGATGGCGTCGGCCGAGTTCCACCACTTCGAGCAGCTCAGGGACCGGCTCACCGAGATCGGCGCCGAGCCGACCGACGCGATGCAGCCGTTCGTCGCCGCCCTCGACGGCTTCCACAAGCAGACGGCGCCCTCGGACTGGCTGGAAGGCCTCGTCAAGGCCTACGTCGGCGACTCGATCGCCAGCGACTTCTACCGCGAGGTCGCCGCCCGCCTGGACGGGGACTCCCGCTCGCTCGTGCTCGGGGTTCTCGACGACACGGGACACGCGAGTTTCGCCGTGGAGAAGGTGCGCGCGGCGATCGACGCGGACCCGCGCGTGGGGGGCCGACTCGCCCTGTGGGCACGGCGGTTGATGGGGGAGGCGCTGTCGCAGTCGCAGCGGGTGGTGGCCGACCGGGACGCGCTGTCGACGATGCTCGTGGGCGGTGTTGCGGACGGTTTCGACCTCGCGGAGGTGGGCCGGATGTTCTCCCGGATCACCGAGGCGCACACCAAGCGGATGGCGGCCCTGGGGCTCGCCGCCTAGCTAAGCCGGCGCGGATCGTCCCCGGAGTCGCCGCGAGGGCCGAAGGAGCAGCGAGAGCGAGGCCGCCGAGACGACGGCCGCGCCGAGGAGACTCGCGAGTCCGCTGCCGGGGCCCAGCGCGCTGTGGGTGACGAAGTCACCGAAAAGGGCTCCGGCGACGCCCGTGGAGAACACCAGGGGGCGGGTCGGCAGACGGTGTGCGAGCCGGTGTGCGGCGGCCCAGGCGAGCAGCACACCCAGCACAGCGGAGCCGAGCGCTTCCAGGATCATCACGGGGGGTCCCTCCCACGGCCGGCGTCGTTGTTCGGTCGTAGCCGGTCATACCCGTGACCTGCGGAATGCAATCCTCCCCTGTGGGTGACTTGTGCTCCATCTGTGGTGAAAACGCGGATAAGAACAGCGGCGGAAAGCAGACAGGAACAAGCGGCGGAAACGCGAGGGGCCCGGTGACCTCGACGGTCACCGGGCCCCTCGTCCGTTCGCGACTACAGCGCGCCGAAGCCCACCTTGCGCGGGGCCGCCTCGCCGAGCTCGACATAGGCGAGCCGGTCGGCGGGGACGAGGACCTTGCGGCCGTGCTCGTCCACCAGGCTCAGCAGCGGAGCCTTCCCGGTCAGCGCCTCGGCCACGGCCTGCTCGACCTCCTCGGCGCTCTGACCGGTCTCCAGAACGATCTCGCGAGGCGTGTGCAGCACGCCGATCTTGACCTCCACGGCTATGTCCCTCCGACGGTCAGCAAAGTGCGCGATCTTCCGCGCCGTACGCAGCACACACTAGCCCGGCGAGAGGACGTAGATGTTCCGCGCCGGAACGCCAAGAGCGAACAGCCGGCGGGAACAAACCCGGGTCCACGGCGGTCAGTGGTGCTGTTCGCTGCCGTGCAGCGGGAAACCGGCGATGCCGCGCCACGCCAGCGAGGCCAGCAGCTGGACCGCCTGGTCGCGCGGGACGCTGCGGTCGCTGTGCAGCCAGGAGCGGGCGACGACCTGGGCGAGACCGCCCAGACCCGAGGCCAGCAGCATCGACTCGGCCCGTGAGAGGCCGGTGTCCTCGGCGATGACCTCGCAGATCGCCTCGGCGCACTCGTTCGTCACCTTGTCGACGCGCTCGCGCACGGCGGGCTCGTTCGTCAGGTCCGACTCGAAGACCAGCCGGAAGGCACCGCCGTCGTCCTCGACGTAGGCGAAGTACGCGTCCATGGTCGCCCGGACGCGCTGCTTGTTGTCCGACGTCGACGCGAGCGCGGTGCGCACCGCCTGGATCAGCGACTCGCAGTGCTGGTCGAGGAGGGCGAGGTAGAGGTCGAGCTTGCCCGGGAAGTGCTGGTAGAGCACCGGCTTGCTGACGCCGGCGCGCTCGGCGATGTCGTCCATCGCGGCCGCGTGGTAACCCTGTGCGACGAAGACCTCCTGGGCGGCGCCCAGCAGCTGGTTCCGTCGGGCACGGCGCGGCAGGCGGGTGCCTCGCGGGCGCGCCGCCTCTGTCTGCTCGATGGCTGTCACGCCGCCTCCCAAATGTCGTCCTCATGCGGTGAGCGCCGCGTCGCCATCGTACTTTTCGGTAACCCTGGTGTGCGCGGTGCGAGCGCAGAATTTCACGTACCGGACGATGGTGAAAGCCGTGCGAATGCCTCTAGAAGGGATGTAGGGGGCGCGGGGAGCCGGAGGTAAGGGGCTTCTTCTTACTGAAGGGGTACGGGAAGGGGTACTGAAGGGGCCTGTTCGGCGTCACCGGTAGTCGTCTTCGTCGAGGGCGACGACGCGGGCCTGTTCGGCGACGTCGGCCTCGTTGGCCTTGTCCGGGTCGAGGTCGGTCGGCTGTTCGTCGGTGATGTCGTCCTCGGGGGCTTCGACATCGAACGGGGTGTCGCTCTCGTCCTCGAACGTCGCAGGATCACTGGGGTCGACGGTCATGGCGGGCTCCCTTCCTGGTACGTCCTGAGCCTAGGAGACTGCGGGCGGGGGTGCCATGGCGGAAGCCGCGGGGCTGTCGCAGGGATCTTGGTCGTAGGACTGCCGTAGGGCTGTCCCAGGGCTTGTGATGGCGAACACACGAGCCATTGCGTGATGGTCTCGTAACATTGCCGCATGTCTTCGACAGAGCTGCCTTCCGTGTCGGCCGTCACCAGCGTGCTCCCCAAGGTGGCGCCCGTCAGGGTCGGCGAGGGGGAGCGGCTCAGGTCGGTCGGGCTGCCGGGGATCACGTTGACGGTGCGGTCGAGGGTCGCGGTGCGCGAAGGACTGCCGCCCGCGTTGTACGTCCACGGGCTCGGCGGTTCCTCGCAGAACTGGTCGCAGCTCATGGCCGAGCTCGACGGCCTGGTCGACAGCGAGGCCCTGGACCTGCCGGGGTTCGGCGACTCCCCGCCACCGGACGACGGCGACTACTCCGTCACCGGGCACGCGCGCGCGGTCATCCGTTACCTCGACGCGGCCGGGCGCGGC
The nucleotide sequence above comes from Streptomyces sp. N50. Encoded proteins:
- a CDS encoding PHP domain-containing protein codes for the protein MRIDLHTHSTASDGTDTPAELVRNAAAAGLDVVALTDHDTSRGYAEAIDALPSGLTLVTGAEMSCRIDGVSMHMLAYLFDPEEPALLAERELVRDDRVPRARAMVGRLQELGVPVTWEQVARIAGEGSVGRPHVATALVELGVVPTVNDAFTGEWLADGGRAHVAKHETDPFEAIRLVKAAGGVTVFAHPGASKRGHTVPEAAIAEMAAAGLDGIEVEHMDHDAETRVRLRGLAKELGLLATGSSDYHGSRKSVRLGEYTTDPEVYGEITRRATGAFPVPGAGGV
- a CDS encoding MarC family protein codes for the protein MFDVAVFGSLFLTLFVIMDPPGITPIFLALTAGRPSKVQKRMAFQAVCVAGGVITVFGLLGHQILDYLHVSVPALMIAGGLLLLLIALDLLTGKTDEPKQTKDVNVALVPLGMPLLAGPGAIVSVILAVQKADSVATQVSVWTAILAIHVVLWVVMRYSLLIIRVIKDGGVVLVTRLAGMMLSAIAVQQIINGITQVVRAS
- a CDS encoding NYN domain-containing protein; this encodes MNDDLAALSARIDRTNELLQRMLAEVAKTPSTHAIFVDAGYLYAAAGRLVSGTEDRRTFDLDTEGLIEALIDKARTIFADSRLLRVYWYDGARRRIHTAEQQAIAELPDVKVRLGNLNANNQQKGVDSLIRSDLESLARHRAISDAALIGGDEDLVSAVEAAQGYGARVHLWGIEAPEGRNQAEPLLWEVDSQRTFDLDFFKPYVSRRASAATRPTRDDVRFVGAQIAAKWLAARGREALVELLPGHPYLPGSVDQDLLVEAEGLLQYSLRGQADLRRALRDGFWEHLQTQY
- a CDS encoding alpha/beta hydrolase — protein: MSKPPSFTPPPGARAYQLRTARGEFAVVDSPVGDGVEAKGVALLLPGFTGSKEDFNPLHEAFGARGYRTVAVDGRGQYESDGPAEDESPYAQDELARDVLALAETVGAPVHLLGHSFGGQVARAAVLLDPTPFVSLTLMASGPAEISASQQQRVKLLRDALAVMSMAEVWDAIQAMEAPEETETGGGLDEGLDDRADLRRRWLGTKPAQLLAAGRQLCVEPDRVAELAAVPLPFHVLSGSRDDTWPVPLLDDMAVRLKARRTVIARAEHSPNTDQPAATAKAIADFWDSTAR
- a CDS encoding DEAD/DEAH box helicase → MTLPVALSGTDVIGQAKTGTGKTLGFGLPLLERVTVPADVEAGRAKPEQLTDAPQALVVVPTRELCTQVTNDLLTAGKVRNVRVLAIYGGRAYEPQVEALRKGVDVIVGTPGRLLDLAGQKKLDLKHIRSLVLDEADEMLDLGFLPDVEKIINFLPAKRQTMLFSATMPGAVIGLARRYMTQPTHIRATSPDDEGATVANTKQFVYRAHNMDKPELVARILQAEGRGPVMVFCRTKRTAADLADQLQQRGFASGAVHGDLGQGAREQALRAFRNGKVDVLVCTDVAARGIDVEGVTHVINYQSPEDEKTYLHRIGRTGRAGAKGIAVTLVDWDDIPRWQLINKALDLGFPNPPETYSTSPHFFEEMNIPAGTKGVLPRSERTLAGLAAEEVEDLGETGGRGGPRGRGGRDGGRGGRDSGRDAGRGGRDNSRAESRSADTERAARTPRRRRRTRNGAPMEGTSAATAVTSSTPEETALAASEDTATRTPRRRRRTRNGAAGEQLPATAVTSTPASEAAESAVATAEAPALDTPSTTSRRRRTRKSAEPAVETAAATPVVETPVVETPVAVTPVEETKPRRRTRKAVQAAEPAEAATPAATTEPAAVAAVDTAEAVEAKPRRTRARKTAAPVEAVEVVNTVEGVEETKPRRRTATRKAVAEIPAQVVEEAAPRRRTRKVAEPVVEAVETPVVAETKPRRTRKAAAPAEVVAVDTAEAVEAKPRRTRKTAAAVAVEAPVEVAEVKPRRTRKTAVAAETVVDTVEAVESKPRRARKTAAAVAVEAPAEVVAEAKPRRTRKAAVAAVDTAEAVEAKPRRTRKTAATAEIPAQVAEEAEVKPRRRTTRKAAEAPVVTETAEATEAKPRVRRPRKTAAAAAETTEG
- a CDS encoding ferritin-like fold-containing protein, which translates into the protein MTTADNASDAPAEPTGVAAQDWATASVDPQYRNAVVDLLGALAYGELAAFERLAEDAKLAPTLADKAELAKMASAEFHHFEQLRDRLTEIGAEPTDAMQPFVAALDGFHKQTAPSDWLEGLVKAYVGDSIASDFYREVAARLDGDSRSLVLGVLDDTGHASFAVEKVRAAIDADPRVGGRLALWARRLMGEALSQSQRVVADRDALSTMLVGGVADGFDLAEVGRMFSRITEAHTKRMAALGLAA
- a CDS encoding DUF3107 domain-containing protein; this encodes MEVKIGVLHTPREIVLETGQSAEEVEQAVAEALTGKAPLLSLVDEHGRKVLVPADRLAYVELGEAAPRKVGFGAL
- a CDS encoding TetR/AcrR family transcriptional regulator, with the translated sequence MTAIEQTEAARPRGTRLPRRARRNQLLGAAQEVFVAQGYHAAAMDDIAERAGVSKPVLYQHFPGKLDLYLALLDQHCESLIQAVRTALASTSDNKQRVRATMDAYFAYVEDDGGAFRLVFESDLTNEPAVRERVDKVTNECAEAICEVIAEDTGLSRAESMLLASGLGGLAQVVARSWLHSDRSVPRDQAVQLLASLAWRGIAGFPLHGSEQHH